TGGTTATGTTCTTATGTTATTTGTGCTTGGATTGGATTATGTTATAAGCTTGGGTAGAATTGTGCATTCATCACAAATCTGCATTCCTTAAATTGGGTAGAACTGTGCTTGCATTCCTTACAAAAAGAGCATCAAGCTTCTTTACAAAAACCAATATGCATTCATCACAAATCTGCATCTTTGCAAAATACCATATGCATGTTTTAAAAAAACCATTATATCTCCTTTCTAAAACAACTCCAAAAAGCTCATCTGCCTCATTAAACTTCAATACCCAAAGCTCTGGCAATCATTTCAAGTCCATCAATGCATCCATGGTCTTTCAAATATGAAATGCATTCAATGGCAAGCTCCTTTGGGACTTCTAAGTTATGAGGGAGTTGTGCTACTCTTCTTAAAGCTTCCTTTCCCATATGGGGAAGTTTGTAGCTGTTATGTCCTCTAGCCTTCATGATCTCAACCATGCAACCTTGTAGTGATAGAAACACATTGTCTAATGTTACAGCAGACAGGTCCTCAAATGATTTCTCAACCGCCTTAACCAAATCATCAAGTGTCTTGCATGCAGTCTGCAATTGTAGTGATTGTATTGCTCTAAACCATCCTAAATCATTCACATTAGTGTCGGGTGAGTTTGGAGGTTGCTGCACAAGTTTCATAGTGAAACCATTTTGATTTGCAGCAGCCCTAAAATCAGGATCATCGTCCAGAATGTGTGGCTTTGCATTGTCTTGTTGGATATATATGCACTTACTTGCACCTTCTGGCCATTTTTCAATTATTGCTGGTATGATCTGAATGCATGCATAACATTAGTCTATCATTAAGATATTGATCAAATGCATGTATGTAGTGCGAAAATTAAAGGCATAAAAGTAATGCACATAGTATTACCTTATTGATCAAGATTTCCTTCGTCACAGCCTTTGTTATGCTTTCGATAGGCTTAGTCTCTATAGTTCTTGCACTTCTATTTTTGCTTTTTCTCTTGGCTGGAACTTGTTTTGTGAAAGGAAAAATTCCAATCTTTCCGTCAAACAAAACCTCTCCATTTTCTGAAATTAGTGGTCTAGTAACAGCACACATGAACATAATTTTTGAAATGAACTTTTTGTTTTGACATGTCCTATGTGGCTCAACCTCTCCCGGTGCCAAGTAATATCGTTGAGATCCTTTCGTAATATAGAACCATTTTTCATCTATGTGGACAGTGTTGTGCATGTTCCTAAACTTGATTGTGTTTAATGGAATACTACTATAATATGCATATAggattttttcttctctcttgaATTCACATTGGCCCTTTGAAATTTCAAAATCCGATTTCGCCTTTTTTTTTCGCGttttttgttcttgttttttCCTTTCATCTTCTCCGTTTGAGTCTTAGAAGTTGTTCTAccgttttagttttaatcatcGTCGTGTTTTTGGTCGTTTTCCGGCCACTTTTTATTTtcgtctctttctctctctagaaccCCGTCATCTTCTTCGTCTGTTTACGGCGGATCTAGCCGCCTCTTCGTCGTTTTGAGTCTAGTCGTGGTGTTGGTGAGGTCCAAGGAGTCTTTATACCGAATCTGAGCTGTTTTGGTTGAGGTCGGAAAAGCTTCGCCATTTCGTCGTCAATGGCGGATCGGCCGCCAAGGCCGCTACCAACCTCCATCCAACGCTTGGTTTCTGTGTTTGAAAGTGAAATGGATGTAGTGCCTGACCATGCTTCTTCTGAGTCGCGAAATGTGGGGCTCCAGCCTGACGGGAATATTTTGGAAGTCGCCGACGGGAATGTCTCGGAAGCTGCCTATCTCTCCATGACTGAGGAAGAGATTGATGAAGATGATTTGCTTGATTATGATGAGGAATACCAAAAAGAAATGGAAGAACAGAGATTAATTGATGTAAAAAATGGTCATTTTGAGGAAGATTATCTTCCGACGAACATGCCGACGATGACGGCTGAGGAGGCTGCGGCGTTCATCGAACGGTCGTCTAATGCTGAGACGTTGTCCCTTGACACGTACGCCGGTGAGGAGAACGACCAGTCTTCCGAGAATCCGGGGATGAGAGGCAGCGTATCATCGAGAGATGGAGGAGCCGACGCCTTTTCAGGCGAGATGGTACAGCCTCCATGCAGGCCTATTGTTTTTATCATGAGTACCTCTAGCATGGGGAATGAACAAGCCTCTACTGTAAAGGCTACACAAACTACAACAAATCCCATGATTCAAGGTAACTACTCTACTTTTTTGGGCATGGAGCGGCTACTGACAGACGACGTGCATGGAAGATTGAATGGAGAAGCTGCTGCTCTTCTTGATCTCACCGAGAATCGATCCTTGGTGCTGCTGAACACCTCGCTGGATCGTCAAACTGGGCCTCAGCTTCTGGGCTCCGCTCCTCTCTCGCTGGACCAGGTTTGTCTTCCTTCTGGGCCTTCTCTTCCTCTTTTAATTTCGGCCCACTCAAACCCCTCCACTCAGCCCAACACAAACCCCACTTCTTCTTTTCCTCCTTCAACCCAAATCCCCCAACAGCCCAAACCCCCACTCCTGTCAACCAAACCCACATCCCAGCAGCCCAAATACTCACCATCCCCACCCCAAACACGATCCCAAACTCGTTCCCAGCAGCCCAAAGTGTTGCAGCagcaacaaaaatttaaattatccaaACCCACAGCCCGTTTCAACGTCAACACAGCCCCTGCCTCAAAAAAGAAAACCAAAAAATCAAGCCGTTTATCAACATCCCAGCCAGCTTCGGTCTTAGCCGCAAAAGAGATCACGGCAACCCTCTTTGCCGGAAGTTCCACATCCCAATCTGCCCGGAAACACGCCAGTATGCAACCTTCGGTTTCAGCCTAGAAAAATCCGAGACAACGTTCTTTCGGCCCAGATTTTAATGATGAAGAAATGTTAGAGTTTCCTCCTCTTGAACACACGGGATTGATTCACACGGGGGTCACCGGAGGTAGCTCTTTGCAAGGCAGTCCAGCGGCTGCTTCGAAGCCCTCTTTGCAGCCCCAAAATGCCAACAATCCATGGAAAAATCTAAAGGAAAAGGGACCGACAGAAGAGGCTGCCACTTCGGCACCAAATTTTCACTCCGAGAAACCAAATGAAGGGCAGCCTAACGTCCATTTTGGCCGATCCATGGCAGATGTTCTTCGGTTGGGGCAGCCGGCGGagggcccgattcttttggacCGAGAAAAGGCGGATAAAAGAGGCGAAGTCCGCATTGTAGACGGTAAACcatgtttatttttttcggCTAATGAAACTTCCCTTCTTGCAGGCCGTTTAGGTCCCGCCATCGTCGGGAAATTTTCACACTCCATCCCCCCTGCCCATCAAATCCAAAAGGCACTAGGTAATATGAAATTTATCGGTTCTATGTCGTGGAATTTTTTGaatgcgaagcatatttttattcaattatctgATATGTCTGATTATGTGAAACTTTTGAATGGGCCTAACAACTCCCCTGTTTGGTATGTAGACCATCACCCAATGCGTGTTTTCAAATGGACTCCGGATTTCGATCCTTTTTTTGAGATCCCTATTGTTGCAATTTGGTGTAACATACTTGCTTTGCCTGTTCATTTATTTGAAGAGTCGTCTCTTATTGCGATTGGTGAGATGTTAGGCAAACCTGTACAAGTAGATAGGGCCACTATCACTAGATCCCGTGTCTCATTTGCTCGCATTTGTGTTGAAGTAGATTTGTCACGCCCTATTCTTGATGAGATTGATATTGATATTGCCGGAAAACATGTGACACtgaaagtgaaatgggacaagatccctcTTTATTGCTCCGAATGCAAGCACGTTGGTCATTCGGCGACGACGTGTTATGCTTCTGGGAGGCGGCCTATGCCTCCCAAGAGGGACTATTCCCACAGGCCGACCCCACAGAACCGGCCTCCTCCCGACAGACAGGGAGAACCGCATCAGGCAGGCCCTAGTAGCTAGCCTCGGGGCCCGAGGTACCAGCCTTCTGCTAGCCAGCCTACAGAGAGGCCACCCCCAGAGGTTGGACAGCCACGGCGCCAGGACAGGCGCAACCAGGGCGTGGTGATCACAGAGCCGGCACCTGGCCCCGTCTCACACCCTGGGCCTTCTTCAGCAGCCGCAGAGGGTGCACAGGCTGCATGGGACGACGGCTTCGTCGTGCCTAAGAAGAAGtataagggcaagaagaagaaTAAGGGCAAGAAGAAACAGGCGAACACCACCTCGACGAGGACATTGTCAGACGGCGAGGGATATCAGGGTATGGAGGGGGATGTTTCCTCGTCAGAAAGGGAGCGGGCCTCTAGATCCAGATCGCCTTCCATCACACGAGGCTTTGGATACGGCCCGTTAGCCATGGTGTTGCACGGAGATAACATGTTCGGGGCTTTGGAGGATTTTCCCTCGGATGAGGTGGACAGTGATGGCCACCAGGATCATATGATTACGGAGGTCTCGAGGATGACGCTTGATGTCACAGATCCAGTGCTGCAGTACATTGGATACACTTCCCCTCCCGCAGAGGGTTCATCAAAGAAGGCGAGGCTTTCGGCCTCGGGAGCCTACTGAGTTTCCCATGTCTTCTCACTTCATGATCTGGAATGCCCAGGGGATAGCGAACGCTACTACCCAGGGcactttcaaaaatatgatcGATATGTACAGTGTTTTGTTTGCCGCGGTGCTTGAGCCCCAGACGGATCCTCAGCCTTCCTTCTTTAGTAGGCGTTTTGGGTTGCAGTTTAGGTGTTCGAACACGAACGGCAAGATATGGATTTTTTCTCACAGGGACTGGCAGGTCGAGGTCATTGATGACTCTGAGCAGGTCCTTCACGTCCGAGTTTCTGCTGCAATATTCCCTTTCTCAATCTATCTCTCCGTAGTGTAcgctaagtgctcgagggaggggaGATACGATCTGTGGAATAAGCTCAGGGACATCTCTCTAGCTACTGACGGGGCCCCTTGGCTTGttggtggtgacttcaacatcttcttgttggaggaagagagacagGGAAGCACGACAGACAGGCATGGGGAGATGATGGACTTCGCCGACGCCGTTGCAGACTGCCAGCTACTGGACCCAGGTTTTGATGGCCCGCCATTCACTTGGACGAGGAGCGGGCTCTGGGAGAGATTAGACAGAGTTCTTCTTGGAGAGCACTGGACGACCGCCTTTGCGGCTACTAGGGTGACTCATTTGCCCAGGATCTCTTCAGATCATGCCCCTTTGCTCGTGCGGTGCCGGCTCACGACTCAGATTCCGAGGCCTTCgtttaggtttcagaacatgtgggttcggcatcacactttcagggatgagattGCCAGAGTTTGGGCGGCGGAGACGGGCTTCTTCGGCATGCTTAATCTTCAGTTCAAGCTCAGCAGAGTTAAGGGTTTTCTCAAGGGATGGAACagggaggtctttgggaacatctttgacaagctgagggaggcagaggaggcggtTGCCGATGCGCAGGCGGCTTACGACGGGGACCCGACAGGGGCCCACAGAAGTGAGCTTAGCCGATGCACCGCTCTCTACGTACTCCGCACtaagatggaggaggatttctggaagcagaaggctgccattcggtgggcggcagaaggcgaaaggaactccaaattcttccatgggtgggtgcgacagaagcgggtgaagtcccggattcacgtcattcaggcaggaggacagactctcacgtcagaggaggacatcagacagtcggcggttgactacttccagcggcttctcacgtcagacgttgagcacttggagcagccggaccttgATCTCTTGCGCAGTCTCCCAGAGACCGTGGACCGCGAGGGCCTTTGTGCAGTTCCAGACTACGATGAGGTGAGAGGGgcggtctttggcatcagtggggacagcgcctcgggaccggatgacttctcgtctcttttcttccagcactgttgggacatcgttggagcagaggtggtggcagcagtggcggacttcttcttaggagctcctatgccccgcagcttcacaGCCACGACCATCATActcttgccgaagaaggcaagcccggcgACCTGGGCAGAATACAGGCCGATTAGCCTTTGCaacgtgaccaacaagatcatcacaaagatcttgacatcgcgtttggcgccgctgcttcctcaagttttggcgccgaaccagagcggttttgtaaagggtcgcttgcttagtgataatgtgctcttggctcaggaattgattcacgatatcggcaggtcgctcattcagaaAGCAAACtcgcctaatctggccctcaagctagatatggctaaggcctatgatcgagtgcagtggcctttcctcctcctggtgcttgagaggatgggattcccgccggggtgggtgagtatggtcgATCGATGCATCTCTTCATGCTGGTTCTCAGTGCTTGTGAACGGGGCTCCGGCAGGTTTCTTCCAGTCTAAgaggggacttcgccagggagaCCCGTTATCGCCGTCGCTGTTCGTGCTTGCTGCTGATTATCTTTCGAGGAGCTTGAATAGGCTCGTGGACACACATCccgatatggagtatagatgtgctaggcgcgcgccggccatatcccatctgtcttatgccgatgacgttatcatttttgtcagggcgcacagacagtccgtggagaggctggttcattgtctcgagcactattctgccgtgtcgggtcagatggtgaacagggaaaagagtcatttctacctctttgagaagttcgacgcttgggcggctgaggtggcagaggcgagtggattccagcagggattcctccccttcacttaccttggtgtccctatctataagggggggctgaaggcccaataccttttagatatccgacagaagatggtggaccgaattcacagctggtctcacagacatctttctcttggagggcgcctcgctctgatcaagagcacccttgtcaccatccctcttcacatcttccaggtcctgaagccgtatgagtattggatgagggagttggagcagatcttggcccggttcttttggggcacggttggggaacagaggaagattcactgggttagctggaagaagaagatttgcctGCCGTTagatgagggaggcctcggcatccgtcgtttcagcgaggtcgtcaaagctttcagcattaagctctggtggagatttctcgcaCAGGATTCTTTATGGGCGTAGTTCACTATGCGCAAGTATTGTTACCATGCTAGGCGCGCTTTTATTTCcccttactctgtgcatgatagcTCTATTTGGCGTCGCCTCACTCGtattaggggtcaggttcatggtctcattagaTGGTCCCTAGGAGAAGGGCAAattagtttctgggatgacgtgtgggtcggggatcgcccccttaggacctattgtccgcccgggactAATTTTCCTGCTGCTGAGGTTTCTAGGTTctggcatgatcatacttggcattcTGAAAATCTGCATGATTatttggctttgtatggtgtgcctttgtatgtgttggatcttatcagggctgtaccgattgaggtgggcaggcgggatgtgatgcgatggagcctcactggcgatggcgagttctcgacggcctcagcttgggagctcatccggacacggtcccctagacatgtcggacttcgcatggtttggaatgctgggctgacccctaccatctctgtcttcatctggcgcctcctcctccacagGCTCCCTGTTGATtgttatgttcaggcccgtggtatctctctcgcttccaagtgtctgtgttgtgtctcttctttttcagtcgagtcttttcagcatttgtttgtgtcgagtcctctggcgagatcggtttgggattactttgatggctggttcccttacattagcacacacattcacacgtgcactgattttgcacttagattaggtttttggtggagatcctctcacagggccatcgccttgcacatcagcttcattattccctgtttggtatactggttcatttggacggagaggaatagttgcaagcaccgcggcatttcttttcgttcttcccatgttatttggcaggttgttcggcatTTGCGGACGTTGGTGGCGGCGGGCGTGCTTCTGCCCattcattggcgcggttgctCTCCGGCTGTCGACTTCATGCCTTCGGTTCCTCCTCGcaggcgagttctgaggtccctgcaagtgctttggcatccacccgacgatccttgggtgaagctgaacaccgacggggccttttCTAGCTCGTcgggacaggcaggcggtgggggagtggttcgtggttCAGACGGTTCCCTCCTGGGGGCCTTTTGCACGCCCCTcgtagctgggtcggccttcgaggcggagctcttagctcttcttcacgggctgacTTTGGCTATTTAGTTCTCATCgcaggtttgggtcgagatggatgcggcagcagtggtcgcggtgttcacttcaggacgcggaggtgcagcggatgtgagacatcacatggctcgcattcgcactTTGCTCGCTCAGATACAGtttatgttctctcacatctttcgagagggcaaccggccAGCAGAttttttggcaggtaggggggtccagacccctgccatcagcttctttgatgcggattcagcgcctcggtatttgaagtcgctcgtgaggatggaccagttgggctatccgaacttcagattcagatatcgagatggatgactacttcacatGGTTCGTGATTTttatttatggtttttttttttttcctttggatttggcctgcttttggccatcatccttggtattattttgatgtgtagctttgttatgtttgtttTCTAGTTAGTTAGaaggttagtacccggtctgtggggataccatagtagctttgttagctcttgtaatttgtatctctcgtgcggaccgagtcattTTTGGGCTTGGTTGATGTATGTTCCTTTGATggtttttgatatatacaggttgggggtccgccttaaccccccaccgtgatggtgtttttttttaaaaaaaaaaaaaaaaaaaaccttaatCTTAGCAGCTTGTTAGGGGCGGTTAAATCAGGGCGTATAGCTGAAGTGTGAGTTCTGATCAACCCTGCTTTCACCCATCTCCAAACTGTTGATTTACTGCATCCTAGTCCAATAGCTATACTTCTAATATTGCATCTTTTAGAAAAGTTCAGACCTTGAAATAGAGTAAGATCAAAGTGAATGACTTTTGAGTATTGTCTAGACTTCTTACCACTTACTAACTGGATTGCTTTTCCACTTTCTCGTTGCTTCTTTGCAGCATTCCAATATCTTGTGCATGTCTGCCTTGATATCGAGAACTTAAGTTGAGCTTCCTTGAGTGTACCTCGTGGTGGTTTTCCTTTGATGCAACGTTCGAGGATGAATTGAACCACTTGGTTTCGTTGTTCCAAGGAGTATTCACGAGGCCTCATCCTctcttttgtttctgttttGATCTTTCCAGTTTGACAGGATGTGTGAATATCAGATTATGTATTTATAGGCAGTAAATGCTTAAATTAGGCGCCAAGTCTGTAATTGTTTTGCTCTTTCTTTTGGTTCTGCCGCCATTTACAGAATTTGGGAGGTGGATTTGTGCCGCCATATACAGAATTTGGAAGGTGGATTTGTAATCTATTTTTGGTATCACCGCCAAGTAATGAAACTTTATTAGACTTGATTCAACTTTTGGTTCAAATATAAATTGAGTTGTAATCACTGATTTCAAAAACGGGGCATAGAAATTAAATCAATATTATATTTGAAACATCTAATCAACTAATCTACTTAATTAGACAACCACTTAAAACACTAATTAcctatttcttaatctccgtgcccaaaagatatgactcaagtaacttgggacggagggagtagtaaatagttaaagttgataaatagtaaaataagagagaaggtatttttataaaatgagtgcagaaaagtaaatgtgacagTTAATGTGGGATATTTGGATTATAACCCTTTGATTTAATATTTATCTTTATGATTTACTTAATACTAGCTATTAATGTTGATA
This DNA window, taken from Salvia splendens isolate huo1 chromosome 18, SspV2, whole genome shotgun sequence, encodes the following:
- the LOC121776676 gene encoding uncharacterized protein LOC121776676; translation: MAKLFRPQPKQLRFENGEVLFDGKIGIFPFTKQVPAKRKSKNRSARTIETKPIESITKAVTKEILINKIIPAIIEKWPEGASKCIYIQQDNAKPHILDDDPDFRAAANQNGFTMKLVQQPPNSPDTNVNDLGWFRAIQSLQLQTACKTLDDLVKAVEKSFEDLSAVTLDNVFLSLQGCMVEIMKARGHNSYKLPHMGKEALRRVAQLPHNLEVPKELAIECISYLKDHGCIDGLEMIARALGIEV
- the LOC121776677 gene encoding uncharacterized protein LOC121776677: MSSHFMIWNAQGIANATTQGTFKNMIDMYSVLFAAVLEPQTDPQPSFFSRRFGLQFRCSNTNGKIWIFSHRDWQVEVIDDSEQVLHVRVSAAIFPFSIYLSVVYAKCSREGRYDLWNKLRDISLATDGAPWLVGGDFNIFLLEEERQGSTTDRHGEMMDFADAVADCQLLDPGFDGPPFTWTRSGLWERLDRVLLGEHWTTAFAATRVTHLPRISSDHAPLLVRCRLTTQIPRPSFRFQNILPETVDREGLCAVPDYDEVAHSESKLA